From a single Candidatus Latescibacter sp. genomic region:
- a CDS encoding SH3 domain-containing protein — EMNERYEKKMHSPDPFSDVNPERKAILYPLDSRKKPLERPGRVLSLPDPHRMTPAEISRVIRETIRREITYLRSIPFGNMYAVVYSPEEIDAFEREMSLDRVPEKPQVKDGVTVRHARIRIIPSLYPLQMGLKENKTIRDWDMWNLGILRIGRPVHVLHTSLSGAFLFVLSDDGFGWVNAEDIAFADGKIIERFSASKDFVVCTGDRVPFYTDESCRYVSGWLRMGDRAPLASKGDARTILVPLRRNDGRFEIEKARLSKDADIHIGYLPYTRRNIVETAFKLLDNPYDWTGAWLGRSHETTWRDIFACFGFRLPYQGELFTHFGACEEVLPVAMPKDEKHRSILAHEPFVTLMVSWEHVQLLLGGYSGMPIVFDNHGYDYTAPDGTLLEIKRTCVSDTRQPWYFYDNPVTFLELK, encoded by the coding sequence GAAATGAACGAGCGATACGAAAAGAAGATGCACTCTCCTGATCCCTTCAGCGATGTCAATCCGGAGCGGAAAGCCATCCTTTACCCCCTCGATTCCCGCAAGAAGCCGCTGGAACGCCCAGGCCGGGTGCTTTCTCTGCCCGATCCGCACCGTATGACCCCGGCGGAGATCAGCAGGGTGATCCGTGAGACGATCCGCCGTGAAATCACCTATCTCCGGAGCATCCCGTTCGGGAACATGTACGCCGTAGTGTACAGCCCGGAGGAAATCGATGCATTCGAGCGAGAAATGTCTCTCGACCGGGTTCCTGAAAAGCCGCAGGTCAAAGACGGTGTGACCGTCCGTCACGCTCGTATCCGCATCATCCCCTCGCTCTATCCCCTCCAGATGGGGCTCAAGGAGAACAAAACCATCCGTGACTGGGACATGTGGAATCTGGGCATTCTCCGCATCGGGAGGCCGGTTCATGTGCTCCATACCTCTCTTTCAGGGGCGTTCCTCTTCGTTCTGTCGGATGATGGCTTCGGCTGGGTGAACGCGGAGGACATTGCCTTCGCGGATGGGAAAATCATCGAGCGTTTTTCGGCGTCGAAGGATTTCGTGGTCTGCACCGGCGACCGCGTGCCGTTTTACACAGACGAGAGTTGCCGGTATGTCTCCGGCTGGCTGCGCATGGGAGACCGTGCCCCGCTCGCCAGTAAAGGCGACGCCCGTACGATCCTTGTTCCCCTGCGGCGGAACGACGGCCGGTTCGAGATCGAAAAAGCCCGGCTGTCCAAAGACGCCGATATTCATATCGGTTACCTCCCTTATACCCGGCGGAACATCGTGGAAACCGCGTTCAAGCTCCTCGACAATCCCTACGACTGGACCGGCGCCTGGCTTGGGCGGAGCCACGAGACTACCTGGCGCGACATTTTCGCCTGTTTCGGCTTCCGGTTGCCCTACCAGGGGGAATTGTTCACCCATTTCGGCGCCTGCGAAGAAGTGCTCCCCGTCGCCATGCCGAAAGACGAGAAACACCGCAGTATCCTCGCCCACGAGCCGTTTGTCACCCTCATGGTTTCCTGGGAGCATGTGCAGCTTCTCCTGGGCGGGTACAGCGGCATGCCCATCGTATTCGACAATCACGGCTACGATTACACCGCCCCGGACGGGACGCTTCTCGAAATCAAGCGCACCTGCGTCAGCGACACCCGTCAGCCCTGGTATTTCTACGATAACCCGGTAACATTTCTGGAATTGAAATGA
- a CDS encoding PEGA domain-containing protein has protein sequence MSTKPLSFLAGILAAAIFLAFCPLSFAQSDKPYSIAIMKLKGMGISEIESETLTETLYSGISEILQNQGANLKEKYTLLERSQMDKILDQFKMQDVLCSDDSCAVTFGRLLSVQRIIIGSVGLVGETYIISCRIVDVESSKVIRSASSRHQGKIDGVLDILPLVGHELLTGVRLPDPLKPAQRTLPGVSQPLAQPEISYLSIEGTPASAEVRINGQSIGQTPIQFHALTPGKHTVVVACAGYEDFTKEIVIEPGKRHKLAYNLTAFGRLTFKGSPDGATVSIDGKEIGKTPLAGYELQRGSYTVTITRQGYTDFRQNITLSPGEKREIEYALIVWSKLLSKAAPMGLLSLSTAIMQVKRPYGISQSPKESTQLL, from the coding sequence ATGTCCACGAAACCATTGTCTTTTCTTGCTGGCATCCTCGCCGCCGCTATATTTCTTGCGTTCTGCCCTCTTTCTTTTGCCCAGAGCGACAAGCCTTACAGCATCGCCATTATGAAACTGAAAGGCATGGGCATCTCCGAGATCGAGTCGGAAACCCTCACCGAAACCCTCTATTCAGGTATCTCTGAAATTCTTCAAAACCAGGGCGCAAACCTGAAAGAAAAGTACACCCTCCTCGAACGCTCCCAGATGGACAAGATCCTTGACCAGTTCAAAATGCAGGACGTTCTCTGCTCCGATGACAGTTGCGCGGTGACATTCGGGAGACTGCTTTCCGTGCAGCGAATTATCATCGGCTCGGTCGGGCTGGTCGGTGAAACATACATCATTTCCTGCCGTATCGTGGATGTCGAGTCCTCCAAAGTTATCCGCTCGGCTAGCAGCAGGCATCAGGGCAAAATTGACGGCGTCCTAGATATCCTTCCGCTGGTCGGCCATGAACTACTTACCGGAGTACGATTACCTGACCCCCTGAAACCGGCGCAAAGGACGCTCCCCGGTGTTTCCCAGCCCCTCGCCCAGCCTGAAATATCCTATCTCTCCATCGAGGGGACGCCTGCTTCCGCCGAAGTGCGGATAAACGGACAGAGTATCGGGCAGACACCTATACAATTTCACGCATTAACACCCGGAAAACATACGGTTGTCGTTGCATGCGCTGGATACGAGGATTTTACGAAAGAGATCGTTATCGAGCCTGGGAAACGGCATAAGCTGGCCTACAATCTCACCGCATTCGGAAGACTTACGTTTAAAGGCTCCCCGGATGGTGCGACAGTCTCAATAGATGGGAAAGAAATCGGGAAAACTCCCCTTGCCGGTTATGAGCTTCAACGAGGAAGTTATACGGTTACTATTACCCGTCAGGGATACACCGACTTCCGGCAGAATATCACCCTTTCCCCCGGAGAAAAAAGAGAAATCGAGTATGCGCTCATCGTCTGGTCAAAATTGCTGTCGAAAGCCGCCCCGATGGGGCTGTTGTCTCTATCGACGGCAATAATGCAGGTGAAACGCCCTTACGGGATTTCACAGTCACCGAAGGAATCCACACAATTGCTATAG
- a CDS encoding DUF5683 domain-containing protein: MDGNNAGETPLRDFTVTEGIHTIAIARMGYETYREQANVSQSAPVNISPVLIPKTKRSVLMRSIFVPGTGQYYAEYKGKGVLISVLQIAAIAGVVGTTLSANTANTDYEDALTAYRSITQTEFAKFPDARIKVRNTYDKASQVSTVQLAVIGIAAAVYVWNLVDAAFTEPRVEMKPPSNAMHLEPRIESNECGISLAVRF; this comes from the coding sequence ATCGACGGCAATAATGCAGGTGAAACGCCCTTACGGGATTTCACAGTCACCGAAGGAATCCACACAATTGCTATAGCCCGCATGGGTTACGAAACCTACCGGGAACAGGCCAATGTCAGCCAGTCCGCACCTGTGAATATCTCCCCGGTTCTTATTCCCAAAACAAAGAGAAGCGTGCTTATGAGGAGTATATTTGTTCCCGGCACTGGCCAGTATTATGCCGAATACAAGGGCAAAGGTGTATTGATAAGCGTTCTCCAGATCGCCGCCATAGCTGGAGTGGTAGGCACAACGCTTTCGGCGAATACTGCGAACACAGATTATGAAGATGCCCTTACGGCGTATCGAAGTATCACCCAAACCGAATTTGCAAAATTTCCGGACGCCCGGATCAAGGTGCGAAATACATACGACAAGGCTTCACAAGTATCCACCGTGCAGCTTGCTGTCATAGGGATCGCCGCCGCGGTTTATGTCTGGAATCTTGTGGACGCCGCATTTACCGAGCCGAGGGTCGAAATGAAGCCGCCATCGAATGCGATGCATCTTGAGCCTCGTATTGAAAGCAATGAGTGCGGGATTTCTCTCGCGGTGAGGTTCTGA